A stretch of the Streptococcus oralis genome encodes the following:
- a CDS encoding glycosyltransferase family 2 protein, with translation MISVIVPVYNVEDYLHYAMESLEHQTYKDMEVLLIDDGSSDGSGHLCDQYAQQYDWVTSYHKVNGGLSDARNYGVLKAKGDWITFLDPDDYLEPCALELLAELQSRTQADMVSGKVEPTAHYHRFQNFHLGQLDLDQVKVYDKAKALTEMLYGDLVTVSACGKLYRKELLEKAPFPKGRIYEDLYVISEHLNHAQSVALFHLPIYHYYHRPGSITASAFTPKQYEFYEAIDHLKEVVNATYPESSELQEAIISRFFTGSLLIFTMIQDGNPAEFKRLQEKTRPYLPLVLKNSRVSKKRRILYVLITKYPRLYYQFKKLKKS, from the coding sequence ATGATTTCGGTAATTGTGCCTGTTTATAATGTGGAGGACTACCTTCATTATGCCATGGAGAGTTTGGAACATCAGACTTACAAGGATATGGAAGTCCTCTTGATTGATGACGGCTCGAGTGATGGCTCAGGACACTTGTGTGACCAGTATGCCCAGCAATATGATTGGGTGACTAGCTACCATAAGGTCAACGGTGGTTTGTCTGATGCTCGGAACTATGGGGTCTTGAAAGCCAAGGGCGACTGGATTACTTTCCTAGATCCAGACGACTATCTGGAACCCTGCGCCTTGGAACTGCTAGCAGAGCTACAAAGTCGTACCCAAGCAGATATGGTAAGTGGCAAAGTAGAGCCAACAGCTCACTATCATCGTTTTCAAAATTTTCACTTGGGTCAGCTTGATTTAGACCAAGTTAAGGTCTATGACAAGGCAAAGGCTCTGACTGAGATGCTTTATGGAGACCTTGTAACGGTCTCTGCTTGTGGGAAACTCTATCGGAAAGAACTTCTTGAGAAAGCTCCCTTTCCCAAGGGACGCATCTACGAAGACCTCTATGTCATCAGTGAGCATCTCAACCATGCCCAATCCGTGGCCTTGTTTCATCTTCCGATTTACCATTATTACCACAGACCTGGTAGCATTACTGCTTCGGCTTTCACACCTAAACAATACGAGTTTTATGAAGCGATCGATCATTTAAAAGAGGTTGTCAATGCAACCTATCCTGAGAGTTCAGAACTCCAAGAAGCCATCATTTCACGCTTCTTTACAGGAAGTCTTCTTATTTTTACCATGATTCAGGATGGAAATCCAGCAGAATTCAAGAGACTTCAGGAGAAAACCAGGCCTTATTTGCCACTTGTTTTGAAGAATTCTAGAGTTAGCAAGAAACGTAGGATCCTCTATGTTTTAATTACTAAGTATCCGCGGCTCTATTATCAATTTAAAAAGTTAAAAAAATCCTAA
- a CDS encoding flippase produces MKVLKNYLYNLSYQLLVIVLPVITTPYITRVFSSNDLGSYGYYNSIVTYFILLATLGVANYGTKEISGHRKEIEKTFWGIYSLQVLSTCLAVTLYIVVCLLVPLMNNPIAYILGFSLLSRGFDISWLFQGLEDFKKITARNTMVKLLGVVSIFLFVKKPSDLYLYIILLVAYDLLGQLSMWLPAREHIRKPHLDIAYAKEHIKPVILLFLPQIAISLYITLDRTMLGALSSTKDVGIYDQALKLLNILLTLVTSLGSVMLPRVSNLLSSGNQKAVNKLHEMSFLVYNLVIFPMIAGILIVNKDFVNFFLGQDFQDARYAIAIMVFRMFFIGWTNIMGIQILIPHNKNREFMLSTTIPAIFSVGLNLLLIPPLGYIGASIVSVATEGLVWLIQLYFTRSYLKEVKILQSMLKILLASLLMYGALYSVQAFIHFSSVVNVLIYSLLGFLVYGGLVLVLRVLDFQELKSVLKK; encoded by the coding sequence GTGAAAGTATTAAAAAATTATTTATATAATCTTTCTTATCAGCTGTTAGTAATCGTTTTACCAGTCATTACTACACCCTATATTACTCGGGTTTTCTCATCCAATGACTTAGGTTCCTATGGGTACTACAACTCAATAGTAACTTACTTTATACTCTTAGCGACACTTGGGGTGGCCAATTATGGGACAAAGGAAATTTCCGGCCATCGTAAGGAAATCGAAAAGACCTTCTGGGGTATTTACAGTTTACAAGTCCTTTCAACCTGTTTAGCGGTTACGCTTTATATAGTTGTCTGCTTGCTTGTGCCGTTGATGAACAATCCAATTGCCTATATACTTGGCTTTAGTTTGCTGTCTCGTGGTTTTGATATTTCTTGGCTTTTTCAAGGGTTAGAAGATTTCAAAAAAATCACAGCTCGTAACACAATGGTCAAACTTCTAGGGGTTGTTTCGATTTTCCTATTTGTTAAGAAACCATCCGACTTGTACTTGTATATCATCCTCTTGGTTGCCTATGATCTACTAGGTCAGTTGAGTATGTGGCTTCCTGCTCGGGAGCACATTCGCAAGCCGCATTTGGATATAGCCTATGCCAAAGAGCATATCAAACCAGTCATTCTCTTGTTTCTGCCACAGATTGCCATTTCACTCTACATCACGCTAGATCGCACCATGTTGGGTGCCTTGTCTTCGACCAAGGATGTCGGGATCTATGATCAAGCCTTGAAATTATTGAATATTTTATTGACCTTGGTAACGTCGCTTGGTAGTGTCATGTTGCCTCGGGTCTCCAACCTCCTATCATCAGGCAATCAAAAGGCGGTTAACAAGCTACATGAAATGTCATTTCTGGTTTATAACTTGGTTATCTTCCCGATGATTGCGGGGATTTTAATTGTTAACAAAGATTTTGTCAATTTTTTCCTGGGGCAAGACTTCCAAGATGCTCGCTATGCGATTGCCATCATGGTCTTTAGAATGTTCTTTATTGGCTGGACCAATATCATGGGAATTCAAATCTTGATTCCTCACAATAAGAATCGTGAATTTATGCTGTCAACAACTATTCCAGCTATTTTCAGTGTAGGCTTGAATCTCCTCTTAATCCCGCCTCTGGGCTATATTGGGGCGTCGATCGTATCTGTTGCGACAGAAGGTTTGGTCTGGCTGATCCAACTCTACTTTACACGTTCGTATCTAAAAGAGGTCAAGATTCTACAGTCTATGCTAAAAATACTTCTAGCGTCACTCCTGATGTACGGCGCCTTGTATTCTGTACAAGCTTTCATCCACTTCTCATCTGTTGTGAATGTCTTGATCTATTCTCTGCTTGGCTTCCTAGTCTACGGTGGCTTGGTTTTGGTCTTACGTGTCTTGGATTTTCAAGAACTAAAAAGTGTTTTAAAGAAATAA
- a CDS encoding Stealth CR1 domain-containing protein: MNKIDFVVTWVDGNDPVWQEKKSSYDGSVNTSKQSMNSVKAYREWGTFKYWFRGVEKFAPWVNKVYLVTDQQKPSWLELNSDKLVLVDHTEIICNDYLPVFSANPIESNIHRIPGLSEHFVFFNDDMYLTAPVEPTDFFSEDGLPKYNTALSPIIPERYGTGNFQINDMEIVTSYFSRNEILKNGQFFDPKQGLKSIVKSLLYRNSQFICGFWESHLPYPLLRSTMNLVWEKEKAVLERTSASRFRNPSDTNVWLFKYWQIASGQYAVGNPKLGGLFSLDNAGPDFWKILNSGKYQIMCINDGFNIQDEEQVMTDFIKAMDQLLPDRSSFEI; the protein is encoded by the coding sequence ATGAATAAAATAGATTTTGTTGTTACTTGGGTTGATGGGAATGATCCTGTGTGGCAAGAAAAAAAATCAAGCTATGATGGATCGGTTAATACTTCTAAACAGAGTATGAATTCAGTCAAGGCTTACCGAGAATGGGGGACCTTTAAATATTGGTTTAGAGGAGTTGAAAAATTTGCTCCTTGGGTTAATAAGGTCTACCTCGTGACCGACCAGCAAAAGCCAAGCTGGTTAGAGTTAAACAGTGATAAATTGGTGTTGGTAGATCATACAGAGATTATCTGTAATGACTACCTACCAGTTTTTTCTGCCAATCCTATCGAAAGTAACATCCATCGAATCCCTGGTCTCTCAGAGCATTTTGTTTTTTTTAATGACGATATGTATTTGACAGCTCCAGTCGAGCCGACAGATTTTTTCTCAGAGGATGGTTTACCCAAATATAATACGGCTCTTTCACCGATTATTCCTGAGCGATATGGAACGGGGAATTTTCAGATAAATGACATGGAGATTGTCACTAGCTATTTCAGTCGAAATGAAATTTTGAAGAATGGCCAATTCTTTGATCCAAAGCAGGGATTAAAAAGTATCGTTAAGTCGCTACTATACAGAAATAGTCAGTTTATCTGTGGTTTCTGGGAGAGTCATCTGCCCTATCCTCTACTAAGATCAACGATGAACTTGGTATGGGAAAAGGAAAAAGCTGTCTTGGAAAGAACCTCGGCTAGTCGCTTTAGAAATCCTTCTGATACCAATGTTTGGCTCTTTAAGTATTGGCAGATTGCCAGTGGTCAATACGCTGTCGGAAATCCTAAGTTGGGGGGACTCTTTTCTTTGGATAATGCCGGACCAGATTTTTGGAAGATACTAAATTCTGGCAAATACCAAATTATGTGTATCAATGATGGATTTAACATTCAAGACGAGGAGCAGGTGATGACAGACTTTATCAAGGCTATGGATCAACTGCTTCCAGATAGAAGCTCATTTGAGATTTAA
- a CDS encoding polysaccharide polymerase, whose product MLKLERDKLLIAAVLIVVVSIDMINTSMIAPVLPNIPNVVPFFAVLLLAMRFAYIYHYSISYLIFAPILLFAGGMVYYKTGNLNALMYMFLLVFLYKAEMESVLKIYSVVALFFIVLIVLLAVIGAIPNLQFVQSRSAGVVVRNSFGFIYPTDFASHCFYLYTAISYIFRKKFIILRTALGFGLAYFIIRYCDARLNAASITVMALIFLYFYFRNDKKRRLFALLPLSAGIASSVMIYLSSKFTWSHPMYVALNNFFSMRLHLGHEALKKYAVQWFGTRGISFVGYGGRTESVLSYDYVDSSYVQMLFTYGMIPVLLLVVLYIVRSWSLYRKKNYLLLTALSLIAVNCMFEAFWVRPSYNIFMFTLFATLPVIEFESKKSTTRNSL is encoded by the coding sequence ATGTTAAAGTTAGAACGTGATAAATTGCTAATTGCAGCAGTTTTAATAGTGGTTGTCTCCATAGATATGATCAATACGTCTATGATAGCTCCTGTTTTACCTAATATTCCTAATGTAGTTCCTTTTTTTGCGGTCCTGTTACTTGCTATGCGATTTGCTTATATTTATCACTACTCTATAAGCTATCTCATCTTTGCACCAATTCTTCTTTTTGCTGGGGGCATGGTTTACTATAAGACTGGGAACCTTAATGCATTGATGTATATGTTTCTGCTTGTCTTTCTTTACAAGGCTGAGATGGAAAGTGTACTTAAAATATACTCTGTTGTAGCCTTGTTTTTTATTGTATTGATAGTGCTCTTGGCCGTGATTGGTGCTATTCCAAACTTGCAATTTGTCCAATCACGATCTGCGGGAGTCGTTGTTCGAAATTCATTTGGCTTTATTTATCCAACTGATTTTGCTTCTCACTGTTTTTATCTATATACAGCTATATCGTATATCTTTAGAAAGAAATTCATTATTTTACGGACTGCCTTAGGATTTGGTCTGGCTTATTTCATTATTCGATATTGCGATGCGAGGCTTAATGCCGCTTCTATTACTGTAATGGCGCTCATTTTTCTGTACTTTTATTTCCGAAATGATAAAAAGCGACGGCTTTTTGCTTTACTTCCTTTATCGGCTGGTATAGCGTCTTCAGTAATGATTTATCTCTCTTCTAAATTTACCTGGTCTCATCCAATGTATGTGGCTCTAAACAATTTTTTTAGTATGAGATTACACCTAGGACATGAGGCACTAAAAAAATATGCAGTGCAGTGGTTTGGGACTCGGGGCATATCATTTGTCGGTTATGGGGGGCGTACAGAATCCGTTTTGAGCTACGACTATGTAGACTCTTCCTACGTTCAGATGCTCTTTACCTATGGGATGATTCCAGTTCTCTTATTGGTCGTGTTATACATAGTTAGGTCTTGGTCACTTTATCGCAAAAAGAATTATTTGCTATTGACGGCCTTATCCTTAATAGCAGTCAACTGTATGTTTGAGGCCTTCTGGGTTCGCCCGTCTTATAATATTTTTATGTTTACTCTATTTGCAACCTTGCCAGTTATTGAATTTGAATCGAAGAAATCTACAACGAGGAACTCCTTGTGA
- the glf gene encoding UDP-galactopyranose mutase has product MYDYLIVGAGLSGAIFAYEANKRGKKVKVIDKREHIGGNIYCQSVEGINVHKYGAHIFHTSNKKVWEYVNQFAEFNNYINSPIANYQGHLYNLPFNMNTFYALWGTKTPQEVKDKIAEQTTHMQDVEPKNLEEQAIKLIGMDVYEKLIKGYTEKQWGRSATELPPFIIKRLPVRLTYDNNYFNDRYQGIPIGGYNVIIEKLLEGIEVELNTDFFADRENLEASATKIVFTGMIDQFFDYKFGELEYRSLRFEHEILDQENYQGNAVVNYTERDIPYTRIIEHKHFEFGTQAKTVITREYPADWKRGDEPYYPINDAKNNAIYEQYLAEAEKNGRVIFCGRLADYKYYDMHVTVERALDVVEEELGSI; this is encoded by the coding sequence ATGTACGATTATTTGATTGTCGGTGCTGGCTTGTCAGGTGCAATCTTTGCCTACGAAGCTAACAAACGTGGCAAGAAGGTGAAGGTGATTGATAAACGAGAACATATTGGTGGGAATATCTATTGCCAATCTGTTGAAGGAATCAATGTCCACAAGTATGGGGCTCATATCTTCCATACATCTAATAAAAAGGTATGGGAATATGTCAATCAGTTTGCGGAGTTTAACAATTATATCAATTCTCCTATTGCCAACTATCAAGGACATCTTTACAATCTGCCTTTCAATATGAACACTTTCTATGCTTTGTGGGGGACAAAGACACCCCAAGAAGTCAAGGACAAGATTGCTGAGCAGACGACACACATGCAAGATGTTGAGCCTAAAAACTTAGAGGAACAAGCCATTAAGTTGATTGGTATGGATGTCTATGAAAAGCTAATCAAGGGCTACACCGAAAAGCAATGGGGGCGTTCTGCTACTGAACTACCACCCTTTATCATCAAGCGTTTACCTGTTCGATTGACCTATGATAACAATTATTTCAATGACCGTTACCAAGGAATTCCGATTGGTGGTTACAATGTCATCATCGAAAAGTTGTTGGAAGGAATCGAAGTAGAGCTTAATACAGATTTCTTTGCTGATCGGGAGAACTTGGAGGCTTCAGCAACTAAGATTGTCTTCACAGGGATGATTGATCAGTTCTTTGACTACAAGTTTGGTGAACTAGAGTATCGTAGTCTCCGTTTTGAGCATGAGATTTTGGATCAAGAAAATTATCAAGGAAATGCTGTAGTCAACTATACTGAACGTGATATTCCCTATACGCGAATCATCGAACACAAACATTTTGAGTTTGGGACTCAAGCCAAGACCGTTATTACTCGTGAATATCCAGCAGATTGGAAAAGAGGAGATGAACCTTACTATCCAATCAATGATGCCAAAAACAATGCTATTTATGAGCAGTATCTAGCAGAAGCTGAGAAAAATGGGCGCGTTATTTTCTGTGGGCGCTTGGCAGATTATAAATACTATGATATGCACGTGACTGTTGAACGTGCATTGGATGTGGTAGAAGAAGAACTAGGGAGTATCTAA